The Manis pentadactyla isolate mManPen7 chromosome 12, mManPen7.hap1, whole genome shotgun sequence genome contains the following window.
cttctttgtctcttgtgactttgttttgaagtctgttttgtctgataaaagtactgcaacccctgcttttttctccctgttagttgcttgaaatatctttttccatcccttcacttttagtctttgtatgtctttgggtttgaagtgagtctcttgtaggcagcatatagttgggtcttgtttttttatccattcagtgactctgtgtcttttgattggtgcattcagaccatttacatttagggtggttatccgtaggtatgtccttattaccattgcaggctttaggtttgtggttaccaaaggttcaagggtaacttccttcctaagagcctaacttaactcacttagtatgctatcacaaacacaatctaaaggcttttttccccctccccctctttccttctccattctttatatgttagggatcatattctggactctctgtctatccatttttattacctctggtgacagttatttaaccctgggaacacttccacctacagcagtccctcgaaaatacactgtagggatggtttgtgggagctaaattctctcagcttttgcttatccgaaaattgtttaatccctccttcaagtttacatgataatcttgccggataaagtattcttggttcgaggcccttctgcttcattgcgttaaatataccatgccacacccttctggcctgtgaggtttctgctgagaagtctgatgatagcctgatgggtcttcctttgtatgtgatctaatttctctctctggctgcttttaatagtctgttgttatccttgatgtttgccattttaattattatatgtcttggtgttatcctccttgggtcccttgtgttgggcgaTCTGAGCACtaccatggcctcagagactatgtccttcccgagattggggaagttttcagcaattacctcctgaaagacactttcctcccatttttctctcttcttcttcttctgctacccctataatacgaatattgctCCGTTTGGATGGCTCACACATTTCtcgcagtattctttcattcctagagatccttttttctctctgttcctcagcttctttgtattcctcttccctgatttctctttatcatcttctccaccgtatctaacaggcttttaataccctctattgtgctcttcaacgattgggtcTGTGTCCTAAATTCGTTGCTGAGTTCTTGAACAttcttctgtacctccatgaacatgtttatgatttttattttgaaatctctttcaggaagatttattaattcagtctcactcgaTCCTTTGTCTGGTGTTGAGAGTTTGCTTTGAACgaggttcttttgacgtttcatactTGTACGtggcgggggtcgcaggggagtggtgctggtgccttgggggaggaaagagctgtttcctgtttcccggctgctatgcctgtctccactgccagaaccagtggcggaacacacaggtgtaagcctctgtgctttgtgtgggacgtccctctggctggcctgatgccagggcaggggcagccggtttgcgagccaggtgcaggctagccaggaggaagacacagcaggctgcatatcagcgTGGGGGTCCGTgcagctgcgtagccagccagggggatgtagCGCCTGAAGATGgttttaagttcccaacctgctgggcagagtgcacccgcccaattctgtctacctgtcctttctcctgagcagtaagctctgtgcaatcctcgcccctttagcagccctcttggttTTAGGAAGGTTTTGAGACTGCccgcccagagcagccggatatgaatgcctgttctccacaagcagcgggaatctccatctctccaggtattccagccccactaatcaccagagcaccatgcaatgtaggtttgtgctccgaacagatctccagggctgggtgttcagcagtgccaGGCGTCCACTCCgtccctggtctgtgtctcttcctcccgccgatgcgctgggctgggggaagggctcgagtcccgccgggtcacagcactggtaccttaccctgttccgtgaggtctgctcttttctctaggtgtgtgcagtctgcgcagccttctttcctgttattctttcaggctgagttgtatgaattacattttcatattatatgtggttttgggaggaggtctctgtctcacctctcaccccgccgtctttaatccctagGGAGGCTACTCCTCAGGGATGAGGGGTGGAAGTTGCACAGGGGGCACCCCTGGGAGCATGCCCTGGGAACCTGCGGCGGCCGGCCACCCCTGCATCCTCAGATGCCTCCTCTGGGCACCCAGGGGGCGGTGGTTCCACGCAGCACTGCGCCGTGTCCGTGTCCATCCCGGGAATGTCCAGGCCTGGTGAGGACGGCCCCACCTTTTCCTGGAACCGTGTGGCTGCAACTCGGTGGCTGATGGCACCCAGGCAGCGGGTGGTGTTGACAACACGTGAGGCCACGTGCACAAATGGTGACACCCTCGGCGTGgtggggcagctcgcctctgtccagcgggccacgagcagaggggacGACACAGCACGAAGGAGGCCGGATTGGCTGCAGCTACGTACGGGTCCTTGAGGATGCAGCGGCAGCCCGGGGAGCTGCCTGGGTCTGCCGaccgaggaggtgccagagcacctgccccagcagagggggaggatgagcagggggaggaagaggagcaggaagcagactCGGGTCTGGGAGTGCCAGGTGCCACCTGCCCGAAGGGGAAGCTCTCgtccacatgcagccaggacaccagcagggccgcgggcccgatgacagcagctgcagggccacacaggtgaacagaagaggcaggttatcccgggaTCCCCCCGTAATCCTGCTTCCAccctgtccccactgccctctgggcccctggccctgcacggagggtcctgtcaatcaccagcatccggggggtccctgtctcgggaaggctcctgggcgtcacctactcacagaggaggaggctgggtcccagagggggaggggaaccacccgtcagtctgacaggactggtcggccgtggagctgggaccccagccccacccgtctttaggacgcccccacacccaaCGTGGCCCgtagcttccctgaggctgtggAGCAGCCCACCCCCTGCCGGTCGCCCCCGCCCGgagactcacctggccctggccaggaagTTTAAATCTTGTGGCGCCTGAAGAACTGCAACAGTCCCTTTCTGCCGGCCCTCTGGCCCtctggctccagctggcaggacaggctgtagctgcaggacagagggacacctgtgagcccctggagccacacgtcagggtcccttctcccagagcctgcgggcagctgcagcccacgcctgcctcctgccggcctcacctctgctcctcatccaggggctctacggcctggagaaaggactggaagCGCTCATCGGGCTCCAGGTCGTACTGCCTGGCCACGCCCCTTTGAATCCAGATCTCGTCTAGGATGGAAatgacctggggcagaggaaggacaggatgcagacgaggaggggggtgaggagcgggggcactgggatggtcccggatctttgctcacacgggaacccgccttccctccagtgccatccagccctgcctgttcccactgttgggtctccagctcctgctccaggaaggcggccttgatgccacccccaccccccacctgacaaagccttcAGTGTCCTCAGCTCTGTGTGGCTTAACTCTCTCAAGACACGTTAGACCCAGGGTACGGGGTGGACAAGGTCCTGCCCAGGGGTTCTTGACTCCGTCCCTCACCTTTCATGGCTGGGCACTCAACTCTTATTTTATACCATCACCCTGGAAGGCAGCAAGGCAGCCAAAGTGCATGggaaacagccccctgagcccagaatgAGGCCGGAacgtccccaccctttctcaaggtggaggacctccagggccctccaaggggcaggcctgcccagaaacagcacccggacCTGGCCCGGGATCGGGGCTACCGAGAGGCGGGGAggggactggggagctgaggccaagcTTCCCACGCAGCTCTCTGTGATGGCAGACAGGGAGACGGGGCCTcaggcgggaaggcactgccagccccctgatgtgcttcctgccctgaaggagcaatatgcctccccctgggcagggcctgagggggaggccagtCCTGCCCAGATGCTGCCCCTCTCGCCCTCAGCCCCGCcttccctggggccaggaccggggcttaAGTGGGTCTTCTCCTATGGGTCCagctcctggggtggaggggagactcTCAGAAGTAGTGGTGGCCAGATGCTGAGAGGTGCGGGCTCACTGGGGCTCTCTCCTCCccaaagctcaccatcctgcccccctgTGCCCCGCTGGGCTCACTTACTTCATCGTTATGTTCCGGGAGTTGGTCCATGGGCACGTCATCGAGAATATATCCCAGGAAGGggaccatgccctgtgccacgggggtggggaggtgatgagtccccgcctacctcaggggcgcccacagagctcctcctgaaccccacacccgcagcccccagctcccttggaccaccctgtgctgcctccctccccttctcccttcaccCTGCGCTCCTCTCCc
Protein-coding sequences here:
- the LOC130679965 gene encoding uncharacterized protein LOC130679965 — protein: MRPERPHPFSRWRTSRALQGAGLPRNSTRTWPGIGATERRGGDWGAEAKLPTQLSVMADRETGPQAGRHCQPPDVLPALKEQYASPWAGPEGEASPAQMLPLSPSAPPSLGPGPGLKWVFSYGSSSWGGGETLRSSGGQMLRGAGSLGLSPPQSSPSCPPVPRWAHLLHRYVPGVGPWARHREYIPGRGPCPVPRGWGGDESPPTSGAPTELLLNPTPAAPSSLGPPCAASLPFSLHPALLSRSLPGLAFGQSQDLWSLHLSSNFSPYPAAIALLVTPVLAAQGSWHQATPLSPDSPGSRVSSGPPAIASTGTSPPARSGTLRCSCSPPTRPPTTRPWLMDALRESPGTYAVPTSSRLSA